A genomic stretch from Thermomonospora umbrina includes:
- a CDS encoding ABC transporter ATP-binding protein, giving the protein MNVLHLQAVSRVHGAADRAVHALRDVGLSVAPGEFVAVMGPSGSGKSTLLALAGGLDTPTSGRVEVEGVDLASLSRAALSAARRRRIGYVFQDLNLIPALTAAENVMLPRELDGVRVRRARREAVAALHEVGVGDLADRFPDEMSGGQQQRVAIARALVGDRRLVLADEPTGALDTRTGEEVMRLLRTRCDAGAACLMVTHESRHAAWADRVVFLRDGSIVDGTGARPGPESLLEGSR; this is encoded by the coding sequence ATGAACGTGCTGCACCTGCAGGCCGTCTCCCGCGTCCACGGCGCGGCCGACCGGGCCGTGCACGCGCTGCGCGACGTCGGCCTGTCCGTCGCCCCCGGCGAGTTCGTCGCGGTGATGGGCCCGTCGGGCTCCGGCAAGTCGACCCTGCTCGCGCTGGCCGGCGGGCTGGACACGCCGACGTCCGGGCGGGTCGAGGTCGAGGGCGTCGACCTGGCGTCGCTGAGCCGGGCCGCGCTGTCGGCGGCGCGCCGCCGACGGATCGGGTACGTCTTCCAGGACCTGAACCTGATCCCCGCCCTCACCGCGGCCGAGAACGTGATGCTGCCCCGCGAACTCGACGGCGTGCGCGTTCGCCGGGCCCGTCGGGAGGCCGTCGCCGCCCTTCACGAGGTGGGAGTCGGCGACCTGGCCGACCGCTTCCCCGACGAGATGTCCGGCGGCCAGCAGCAGCGGGTGGCGATCGCCCGCGCCCTGGTCGGCGACCGCCGGCTGGTGCTCGCCGACGAGCCCACCGGCGCCCTCGACACCCGGACCGGCGAGGAGGTCATGCGCCTGCTGCGGACGCGCTGCGACGCCGGGGCGGCCTGCCTGATGGTCACCCACGAGTCCCGGCACGCCGCCTGGGCCGACCGGGTGGTGTTCCTGCGCGACGGCAGCATCGTCGACGGCACCGGCGCGCGGCCCGGTCCGGAGAGCCTGCTGGAGGGGTCCCGATGA
- a CDS encoding PadR family transcriptional regulator produces MSIRHGILALLSHGPRYGYQLRAEFESSTGSTWPLNIGQVYSTLSRLERDGLVVRGEADAEGRFVHRITEAGLDDVRRWFLTPVARADRPRDELAIKLAMAVTAPRVDVAEVVQSQRTATLRTLRDLTRLKADAPAMPDDPADRAWRLVLESMIFQAEAEVRWLDHCEAFVARAGAPPPPAVPDAVADRPKKGSRR; encoded by the coding sequence GTGTCCATCCGTCATGGAATTCTCGCCCTGCTGTCCCACGGGCCCCGGTACGGCTACCAACTGCGGGCCGAGTTCGAGTCCTCCACGGGCTCGACCTGGCCGCTGAACATCGGTCAGGTCTACTCGACCCTGTCCCGGCTCGAACGCGACGGGCTGGTGGTCCGCGGTGAGGCCGACGCCGAGGGCCGGTTCGTCCACCGGATCACCGAGGCCGGCCTGGACGACGTCCGCCGCTGGTTCCTCACCCCCGTCGCCCGCGCCGACCGGCCCCGCGACGAGCTGGCCATCAAGCTGGCCATGGCCGTCACCGCGCCGCGTGTCGACGTCGCCGAGGTCGTCCAGTCCCAGCGCACCGCCACCCTGCGCACCCTGCGGGATCTGACCCGCCTCAAGGCCGACGCCCCGGCGATGCCCGACGACCCGGCCGACCGGGCCTGGCGGCTGGTGCTGGAGTCCATGATCTTCCAGGCGGAGGCCGAGGTGCGGTGGCTGGACCACTGCGAGGCGTTCGTCGCCCGCGCCGGCGCGCCCCCGCCGCCCGCCGTTCCGGACGCCGTCGCCGACCGCCCGAAGAAGGGGTCCCGCCGATGA
- the ilvC gene encoding ketol-acid reductoisomerase yields MFYDNDADLSVIQGRHVAVIGYGSQGHAHALSLRDSGVDVRVGLKEGSASREKAEADGLRVVTPAEAAEEADLIMILAPDHVQRDLYTNDIKPALVEGDALFFGHGLNIRYGLIEAPQGVDVAMVAPKGPGHLVRRQFTAGRGVPVLVAVENDATGNAWPLVLSYAKGIGGLRAGGIKTTFTEETETDLFGEQAVLCGGVSELIKAGFETLIEAGYQPEVAYFECLHEMKLIVDLMYEGGVQKMYWSVSDTAEFGGYTRGPRVVTPETKVEMKRILAEIQSGEFAKELVNEFDGGQVNHLKYREELGNHPIEQTGAKLRPMMSWLSD; encoded by the coding sequence ATGTTCTACGACAACGATGCCGACCTGAGCGTCATCCAGGGCCGGCACGTGGCCGTGATCGGGTACGGCAGCCAGGGGCACGCGCACGCGCTGTCGCTGCGGGACTCGGGCGTGGACGTCAGGGTCGGTCTCAAGGAGGGCTCGGCGAGCCGCGAGAAGGCCGAGGCCGACGGGCTGCGGGTCGTCACCCCCGCCGAGGCGGCCGAGGAGGCCGACCTGATCATGATCCTCGCGCCGGACCACGTCCAGCGCGACCTGTACACCAACGACATCAAGCCGGCGCTGGTCGAGGGCGACGCCCTCTTCTTCGGGCACGGCCTCAACATCCGGTACGGCCTCATCGAGGCCCCCCAGGGCGTGGACGTCGCCATGGTGGCGCCCAAGGGCCCCGGCCACCTCGTCCGCCGCCAGTTCACCGCCGGTCGCGGCGTGCCCGTCCTGGTCGCCGTCGAGAACGACGCCACCGGCAACGCCTGGCCGCTCGTGCTGTCGTACGCCAAGGGCATCGGCGGCCTGCGCGCCGGCGGCATCAAGACCACCTTCACCGAGGAGACCGAGACCGACCTGTTCGGCGAGCAGGCCGTGCTGTGCGGCGGCGTCTCCGAGCTGATCAAGGCCGGGTTCGAGACCCTGATCGAGGCCGGCTACCAGCCCGAGGTCGCCTACTTCGAGTGCCTGCACGAGATGAAGCTGATCGTCGACCTCATGTACGAGGGCGGCGTCCAGAAGATGTACTGGTCGGTGTCCGACACCGCCGAGTTCGGCGGATACACCCGCGGACCGCGCGTGGTCACGCCGGAGACCAAGGTCGAGATGAAGCGGATCCTGGCCGAGATCCAGTCCGGCGAGTTCGCCAAGGAGCTGGTGAACGAGTTCGACGGCGGCCAGGTCAACCACCTGAAGTACCGCGAGGAGCTCGGCAACCACCCGATCGAGCAGACGGGTGCCAAGCTGCGCCCGATGATGAGCTGGCTCTCTGACTGA
- a CDS encoding FtsX-like permease family protein has protein sequence MNLGGHRVAFRIARRDALRAKGRSILVLCMIAVPVTAIVALGVFYNTGEWSARERLPHDLGHADARLISIGHGPIEQDATGEVITSGDDPGGAGERRTTAEIAPLVTGRFGPDARVLVRETSGVQVQTSRGYLRVDTRGVDLRDPIAEGMLDVTAGRPPATAGEVAVSSGLRDQGFPIGGTVRTRSGHTLTVVGHVADPLSRRDEAILQVLPGTGIAAESTTTLGWLIDAGRPVTWQDVRALNRFGLVVTSAEVVRHPPAEAPSATDGGSSAATVAVFAMAISMIVLEVVLLAGPAFAVGLRRQRRLLALVRAAGGDASHLRGIVLAGGAVIGAAAAVLGAVAGLGLAALASEVVHRATDRSFGPYDVRWPLVAAPMALGALSGLLAAYVPARQAARMDVVAALAGRREPFRERRGWPLVGACVVAVGVALSVIGVRQWREFGAAFGAVAIVIGCVMLAPWLVGLTGRAAGRLPLPLRLAVRDNARNRARSGPAVAAIMAAVAGVTTLAIGGASDFSQRRIEYRPTLPEGSAMLRSHPDHDTRIRAALVRELPGVPVREARSLTPPDDCAERRRACTLLELVPGGASRDRSLQDRTLVGGPDVLRLLLGRDDPRAAAALRAGSVVLLGGERSDGPMRAAILKSDGADGQGGLRTRTVRTVRLPALTLPDHVDHGSALLSPETAARLGVPTSYGFHAVDRVDHRITVAEQRRIDERVTAALPEDSVDGLYVERGFTESFATPLLALALAGGVLVFGGSLIVTGLSAADARPDLTTLAAVGARPRTRRLLAMGQAGVVALLGCWLGIAAGLVPGVSVAYPLTVDGAAAPPAGVGAVPAHGLVLDIPWSLLTAVGLGVPLLVAVTAGLLTRSGPIAARRSV, from the coding sequence ATGAACCTGGGCGGCCATCGCGTCGCGTTCCGCATCGCCCGCCGGGACGCGCTGCGGGCCAAGGGACGCAGCATCCTGGTCCTGTGCATGATCGCGGTGCCGGTCACCGCGATCGTCGCGCTGGGCGTCTTCTACAACACCGGCGAGTGGAGCGCCCGCGAGCGTCTGCCCCACGACCTCGGGCACGCCGACGCCCGCCTGATCTCGATCGGCCACGGCCCCATCGAACAGGACGCCACGGGGGAGGTGATCACCAGCGGGGACGATCCCGGCGGGGCGGGGGAGCGGCGCACGACCGCGGAGATCGCCCCCCTGGTGACCGGGCGCTTCGGCCCGGACGCCCGGGTGCTGGTCCGGGAGACCTCCGGCGTCCAGGTCCAGACGTCCCGCGGGTACCTCAGGGTCGACACGCGCGGGGTGGACCTGCGCGACCCCATCGCCGAGGGCATGCTCGACGTGACCGCGGGACGCCCTCCGGCCACCGCGGGGGAGGTCGCGGTCTCGTCCGGGCTGCGCGACCAGGGCTTTCCGATCGGCGGCACGGTCCGGACCCGATCCGGGCACACGCTGACGGTGGTGGGACACGTCGCGGACCCGCTCTCTCGCCGGGACGAGGCCATCCTCCAGGTGCTCCCCGGCACCGGCATCGCCGCCGAGTCGACCACCACCCTCGGTTGGCTGATCGACGCCGGGCGGCCCGTCACCTGGCAGGACGTGCGGGCCCTCAACCGGTTCGGTCTCGTCGTCACCTCCGCCGAGGTCGTTCGCCACCCTCCGGCCGAGGCCCCCTCGGCGACCGACGGCGGCTCCTCCGCCGCGACCGTGGCGGTGTTCGCCATGGCGATCTCGATGATCGTGCTGGAGGTGGTGCTGCTCGCCGGGCCCGCGTTCGCGGTCGGGCTGCGCCGGCAGCGCCGCCTGCTCGCCCTGGTGCGGGCCGCCGGCGGCGACGCCTCCCATCTGCGCGGCATCGTGCTCGCCGGCGGAGCGGTGATCGGCGCCGCCGCGGCGGTGCTGGGCGCGGTGGCCGGGCTGGGCCTGGCCGCCCTGGCGTCCGAGGTCGTCCACCGCGCCACCGACAGGTCGTTCGGCCCTTACGACGTGCGGTGGCCGCTCGTCGCGGCACCGATGGCGCTGGGTGCGCTGAGCGGTCTGCTCGCGGCGTACGTGCCGGCGCGGCAGGCGGCGCGCATGGACGTGGTCGCGGCGTTGGCGGGACGGCGCGAGCCCTTCCGCGAACGCCGGGGGTGGCCGCTGGTGGGCGCCTGCGTCGTCGCCGTCGGCGTGGCGCTGAGCGTGATCGGGGTGCGCCAATGGAGGGAGTTCGGCGCGGCCTTCGGCGCCGTCGCCATCGTCATCGGCTGCGTGATGCTCGCCCCCTGGCTCGTCGGGCTCACCGGCCGCGCCGCCGGGCGGCTGCCGCTGCCGCTGCGCCTGGCGGTGCGGGACAACGCCCGCAACCGGGCCCGCAGCGGTCCCGCGGTGGCCGCCATCATGGCGGCGGTCGCGGGGGTGACAACGCTGGCCATCGGGGGCGCCAGCGACTTCTCCCAGCGCCGCATCGAGTATCGGCCGACCCTTCCCGAGGGCTCGGCCATGCTCCGGAGCCACCCGGACCACGACACCCGCATCCGCGCCGCCCTGGTGCGCGAACTGCCCGGGGTGCCGGTCCGCGAGGCGCGATCCCTGACGCCGCCGGACGACTGCGCGGAACGGAGAAGGGCCTGCACGCTGCTGGAACTCGTTCCCGGCGGGGCGTCCCGAGACCGGTCGCTGCAGGACCGGACGCTCGTCGGGGGGCCTGACGTGCTCCGCCTCCTGCTCGGCCGGGATGATCCGCGAGCCGCCGCCGCGCTGCGGGCGGGCTCGGTCGTCCTGCTGGGAGGCGAGCGGTCCGACGGCCCGATGAGGGCCGCGATCCTGAAGTCCGACGGCGCCGACGGACAGGGCGGCCTCAGGACGCGCACGGTGCGCACCGTGCGGCTGCCGGCACTGACCCTGCCGGACCACGTCGACCACGGCTCGGCCCTGCTGTCGCCCGAGACCGCCGCACGGCTCGGGGTGCCGACCTCGTACGGGTTCCACGCGGTCGACAGGGTCGACCACCGGATCACCGTCGCGGAGCAACGGCGGATCGACGAACGCGTCACCGCCGCCCTGCCCGAGGACTCGGTCGACGGGCTCTATGTCGAACGCGGGTTCACCGAGTCGTTCGCGACGCCGTTGCTGGCGCTCGCCCTGGCCGGAGGGGTCCTGGTCTTCGGCGGCTCGCTCATCGTCACCGGCCTGTCCGCCGCCGACGCCCGACCCGACCTGACGACCCTCGCGGCCGTCGGAGCCCGGCCGCGCACCCGCCGACTGCTGGCCATGGGTCAGGCGGGTGTCGTGGCCCTGCTCGGATGCTGGCTCGGCATCGCGGCCGGACTCGTGCCGGGCGTCTCGGTGGCGTACCCGCTCACCGTGGACGGGGCGGCGGCCCCGCCGGCCGGAGTCGGCGCGGTGCCGGCCCACGGTCTGGTGCTCGACATCCCGTGGTCGCTGCTGACCGCCGTCGGTCTGGGGGTCCCGCTCCTGGTCGCGGTGACGGCCGGCCTGCTCACCCGGTCGGGGCCGATCGCCGCCCGGCGCTCGGTCTGA